The window ccccctaCACTGCCCTTTTTTGCGTatctgaaaggggaaaaaggagaaaagagagagggtggttggtggttggttggttcgttgtttttttttttaaaaaaaaaaaggtatctgtAAACATTTTAAGAGGACacattttggatatttttttttttcttaagggaTAAAACAACCCTTCCCTAGCCCCACCCTAAAAGCACTGGTTTTGGGGAGCACTGAAAATGGAGATTCAGAACTGCACGCTCCGGTCTCGGAAGAAGCCCTCAGCCACTTGTGCTTCTCTGAAAGTGACGGTAATGGAGTTTGCTGTGATGTCTGTCACTGTCACTTCGCTGGGGGGCACAGTGGGAATCCAAGGGAGACTGCCATCCACATCTGCTGCAGAAGGAGAGGCAGATAAGAGTAGGTTAGCAAGAGAGAGgtgagggagaaggaaaggaggaagaagagagggaagggaaggatggAAAGAGAGGCCTCCTTTCTGACAAACGGTGGGTGAAAACAGCCTGTACTGAATCTGCACAAAGGCAAGAAAGAGCATGGGCAAGCCCTCCCCTCAGAGGCTATGGGAAAATAGAGGATCCCTGCAGGATAtaatgggaaaaggaaagaatagcGAAGGTGTCCAGACACACGCCAGCATTGGAGCAGGCTACGCAGAGGTCAAAAGACCCTGTAACACCACTCGGCTCATCTAACCATCCACAATTCCCTGATACCTCTCACCTCATCTCAGCCCCTAATTTGGCTGTGTCAGCAAAGCACACTCATCCAGGAGTGAGCTCACCTGCTTATAAATGTCCTATCCCgttgaaaagtaaaaaatcacAAACTCTTACACATGCTCTTCAGATACTCCTGGGGGAGTCAAAGGGATCCAAAATGGAGAGTGTTCCTTGTACTGCACCTGTAATGCAGCCTGGGTGTGATTCTCTCCAAAAAAATCTGTCAATACTGCTTCACAGAGAGGTTGTTCTCCCTTTCTTCTATCCTTTCTGTGCTCCTGGATAGCTACATACAAGAAACCCAAGCATCCCTGCACTTTTTCACTGCAGTAATAATTATCAGTCTCTCTGCCACCCTAAGCCTCACTTCCCCCAAGCCCCAGAGACAGCcacaaaaatacagagagaggaaggaaaacgTACCCTCTCCCTGTCACTAGACCTATACTATACACCTTGTTGTCCCAAACCAGGCAAGGAATGAGGGCCCCTTAAAAGTGTATTTCCTGGCCTCTGTCTCAAATACCTGGGGTGCCTACTTTCACCTCAGAAAGAGTCTAACCCACCTAACAATAATTGGAATTCCATGCAAGCCACGTGTCAAAGGGATAACAAAAacagttttacatttctgtagAACCATTCATTCTTCTGATCCCCAAGTGCTTTAGAACCCACCACTTCCAGGGGGGAAGAGCCTCACATATTTGCCCATTGGCAGGACGCAGAGCTGGGTTCGTCTGTGCTACCACCGTTGAAGCCTCCCTGTATTTTGGGCACTCTTTGAGTCCCTCTCAGAAAGGAGGGGATAACGTTGATTGCCAGAACACAGCTCTCTCCTCAAAATGCTGCCTAATCCAGCCTGGCTAACAGCTACCCCTAGCAAGGAGTAACAGGATTCCCTTAGCTACTACAAGCAGCACAAGTCCTGGCTTTCCACTCCTTAGCAAAGCTGTGCCTTCAGAAGCTCTAATAATGCAGGGATAGAGTTTTCTTCGTAACTCAGAAAACACACCCTTCCCACAGCCCATCTGCACAAGGTGCTGGTATCCCTCCCCAAAATGCCAAATATGCCTGGACAACTCCCATGCCTACACCCACGCTGCCTATTCAGTGGATCAGGCAGGAGTTACCATCCTCACTTCATCTCTCATCCCCCTCTCACATAGCTCTAGAGCAAGAGACTTTACAGGATGTGGGGTGTGGAGAGAATAGGGAAGGAGGGGGCAGAGGAATGCACTATGGGTTCCTAACGGCATTCCTGTACGCTTATCAGAGCAGCACTAGGAGAGCAGCTCTCATGCCCAAGCTTGCCCACTGCCAGCCGAGCTCCTTTtagcagagcagcaggctgaaCACATGTGGATATGTGGACAGAGGCAGAGTTCATCCCTATCACACCTGCACGTCGCCTCTGCTAGGAGGAAACTGTAAGAGGGGAGTAACTTGCAGCACCTTCCACATGCAGTATCTTCTGCTGGGAGGGGCATTACTGATACAAAGCCTACAGGGAGGCAACAGCACCAAAAAAGCAGATTAATCCGTGCTATTCATCCAAACAAGAGGGCCACAATGTCAGCCAGCGAGAGCTGCTCTGAGGACCTGACCCAAACCACAATCCCAGGATGAGGCAAGCAAGGAGGAAGCATGCAGAGCATCCTTTGCTACCCCAGAACTTCACAGCCGAGGTGTCTGGCCTTACCTTCCTTGCTGGTGTGCTGCATGGCCTCCCAGTCCTCAGGGCCCTGCCTGGCCTCTAGGCCCACTGCATCATTCAGGAAGAACTCATGCCTGCAGTTTCGGCTTTCCAGGCTTGCCATGCGGGGGAACTTCTTCCTTGACAGTCGCAGGTACTTCTGGTTTTTGCGTTGCTTCCGGAGAGAGAATGGCAGGACCGTTCCCCCAGTCTTCTCTGAGAactctgcctgccctggcttGGCCCCTGGCATGCTACTGTCTCCTCCTCCAAACCTCCGTGcaagagagaaacagagcttctcctttcccttgtGGGCACTCCTCAAGTCCATGCCATAGAGTCGCTGCCAAGACATCAATGCAGCAAGGGTCAGAGAGGAAATCAGATAATACAGTCAGGGCTCCCACCTGGGAGCCAGGAAACTACTCTCTGTTCAGTCCCCGAACACCTAGATGAGCTAGGATAAGTTGTGCTGCTTCTACAACACTGTTTCTCTCGCCTCTTCAACTGCCATCTAAGCTCTTCCTAATATGTGCTTCCTAGGATTGGCTGCTTTGCTTGGCAGCAGTCAAGGCATGCTGGAACTCTGCTTCCAACCAGTGTCTACCTTTAATATGATGTAAAGTCCAAGCCCAACGTGAAATTGAAAGAGCACACAAACCAGGTAACCTGCAACCACCCAAGCCCAAAGTTTAGAAAATCCTAGTTCAGACAGCAAGAACTGTTgttgattgttttgttttgtttagctttttttaaagacaagttAGCTGGCTCTTCAGCTAACAGGTTAAAAGTATCTGCCTACCCACTGATTTCATGTTGTTGTGTAAGCTTGTTACCTCCAGTTTTGTCCATAAAACAGCAAACTGATAGTTTCCACCTCCCTgtgagcagaggagcagcagagcagctaaTGAGTTAGAAATACACAGAAGAGCAAGAGGCTACCTGCAGTAGGAGGCGCTTTGGTTTGGGGCCTCTTTTCCTGTACCCTGATGCACGGTCTCGCTCTTCCCTGTGAAAGAGGAACACAAATCAGAGTACTAAATACCACAGCACAAAACCTAGTCAGGACATCTACCttttgcagcacagctccctcaTTTCCCGCATTAAAATCCAATGATGACCAGTGTGGGCTTGAAGAATGTCCTGGAATTGCTTCTTGTAGG of the Falco cherrug isolate bFalChe1 chromosome 5, bFalChe1.pri, whole genome shotgun sequence genome contains:
- the CBX7 gene encoding chromobox protein homolog 7 isoform X1, which produces MELSAIGEQVFAVESIRKKRVRKGKVEYLVKWKGWPPKYSTWEPEDHILDPRLVVAYEEKEERDRASGYRKRGPKPKRLLLQRLYGMDLRSAHKGKEKLCFSLARRFGGGDSSMPGAKPGQAEFSEKTGGTVLPFSLRKQRKNQKYLRLSRKKFPRMASLESRNCRHEFFLNDAVGLEARQGPEDWEAMQHTSKEADVDGSLPWIPTVPPSEVTVTDITANSITVTFREAQVAEGFFRDRSVQF
- the CBX7 gene encoding chromobox protein homolog 7 isoform X2, which codes for MELSAIGEQVFAVESIRKKRVRKGKVEYLVKWKGWPPKYSTWEPEDHILDPRLVVAYEEKEERDRASGYRKRGPKPKRLLLQRLYGMDLRSAHKGKEKLCFSLARRFGGGDSSMPGAKPGQAEFSEKTGGTVLPFSLRKQRKNQKYLRLSRKKFPRMASLESRNCRHEFFLNDAVGLEARQGPEDWEAMQHTSKEDVDGSLPWIPTVPPSEVTVTDITANSITVTFREAQVAEGFFRDRSVQF
- the CBX7 gene encoding chromobox protein homolog 7 isoform X3; the encoded protein is MELSAIGEQVFAVESIRKKRVRKGKVEYLVKWKGWPPKYSTWEPEDHILDPRLVVAYEEKEERDRASGYRKRGPKPKRLLLQRLYGMDLRSAHKGKEKLCFSLARRFGGGDSSMPGAKPGQAEFSEKTGGTVLPFSLRKQRKNQKYLRLSRKKFPRMASLESRNCRHEFFLNDAVGLEARQGPEDWEAMQHTSKEAVRGNGSYLCR